The stretch of DNA CACGCGGTCCGGCGGAAGAGGGCCTGTCCGATCTCGTCGCGCCTCTGGAACAGATCGCGGGGGCGATTGTGCGGGCGGTTGGTCGCCGCGCGCCGGTGATGGCCTGATCGCGTGGGTTGTCGCGCTCAGTCCAGCAGCCACGGCATCCCGGGCAGCAGCCGGGGGGGCGTTCGCAGGACGGCCCGTAGATCTTCCGCGTCCAGGGCCCGTTGGGTGCTGATCTCCAGCGGCATGGCCGGCTCGCCGGCGGCATCGCGCGGAACGGTTACCCCGGCGGCCGACAGCCACGCCGCGGCGCGGCGGATCTGATCGCGGCGTGCCGTGACGGCGGAGTCGATACCCTCGGCATTCTTCACCGGGCTGAATTCCTCCGCACGCGCCGTGTAAAGCACGAGTGGCTGTGCGGCCAGCGGGATCGCGTCGAACACGAACATTTCGAGCTTGATCGCATTCGGTTCCGCCGGCTGAACAGGATGCCCTTCGGCATCAATCGTCGGCACCTTCTTCTCGGCGCGGTGCCAGGGCAGTTGGACCGTTGCGCCCGGGGCGGTCAGACGCTCGACGAAAGTTCGACTGAGGATGTGGATGGCGATACTGCCGGCGTCGAAGCGGCGTGAGCCGTCCGTATTGCGCGCAGTTGCGAGCTCTTCGGGCAGATCACTGTACTCGATGACGGTGATGCGTCCATCGACGAGGCAGAAGTTTCCGACCCGCTCGGTATCGAAGGCCTTGGCAATCGCCTTGCTCGACATCTCTGACCCCGTGTCGATGTGCAGTCCGACGAACAGCGGGTCGATCACGCGTACCAGCGGGTTGTCCACCTGAAAGTAACTGATGAACTCGATGCCGCGCGCTCGCATGTCAGCCAGCGCCCCGCGTTCGGCGAGCGCGCGCAAGCTGCCGCCGTGACCATCGGGCGAAAGCGCCACCCGGTGGCGCTCCGCGAGCGCTATGCGCCCATCCGGCAGGAATGCCGGCATCTGACCCTGCTGGAAGAACATCACGTCGTAGGAGGAGAGGCCAAAGTAGCGGTGCTGCTCGAAGAACGCGACCGTGTCGGTGTGATTGGCCGGACTGGTCATGATGTACCAGCGCGGGCGGCGGCCGTAGCGCCGCTCAATGCCCAGCAAGCCCTCGGCGAACACCTGGAAGAGTGGCGCGTTGCGAATGGGTGTAGTCGGGAACGCGCCCTTGGGGCCGTCGAAGCCGAGCCGCGTGCCCTGGCCGCCCGCGACAGTGAAGGCCGCGACGCGGCCCG from Phycisphaerales bacterium encodes:
- a CDS encoding UDPGP type 1 family protein, with the translated sequence MPTLDDRFQRHQRQLSTHGQEHLLAFWPTLKESQRVQLLDDLEALDLELCRTLIDTHVRNRPAIHLPTQIEPPPSYPVVPTADLVGLYDRARAKGEEAIATGRVAAFTVAGGQGTRLGFDGPKGAFPTTPIRNAPLFQVFAEGLLGIERRYGRRPRWYIMTSPANHTDTVAFFEQHRYFGLSSYDVMFFQQGQMPAFLPDGRIALAERHRVALSPDGHGGSLRALAERGALADMRARGIEFISYFQVDNPLVRVIDPLFVGLHIDTGSEMSSKAIAKAFDTERVGNFCLVDGRITVIEYSDLPEELATARNTDGSRRFDAGSIAIHILSRTFVERLTAPGATVQLPWHRAEKKVPTIDAEGHPVQPAEPNAIKLEMFVFDAIPLAAQPLVLYTARAEEFSPVKNAEGIDSAVTARRDQIRRAAAWLSAAGVTVPRDAAGEPAMPLEISTQRALDAEDLRAVLRTPPRLLPGMPWLLD